One region of Termitidicoccus mucosus genomic DNA includes:
- a CDS encoding DNA topoisomerase IV subunit B, protein MAKSSSVSDYTEANIRTLSPLEHIRLRPGMYIGRLGNGSHPDDGIYVLLKETIDNAIDEFTMGFGKRVEIHLADRSLYVRDYGRGIPLGKLTECVSIINTGAKYDSETFKKAIGLNGVGQKAVNALSLEYRAQSIRDGKSRLVEFYQGKLKKEGKIIDAPAGERNGTLVEFTPDPDEKLFGPDFRFRPEFIEEMLWNYAYLNRGLTLVFNGKSFRSDNGLKDLLAKKLTGEPLYPMIHLEGDDIEIAMTHGGHYGEEYYSFVNGQHTTMGGTHLAAFREALVATVRNFFKKDYEAADIRQSIVAAVSLRVMEPVFESQTKTKLGSNNMGPEKDSPSIRQFVSQFLQQHLDNWLHRNSEAADAIKAKIEASERERKELAGIRNIARERAKKASLHNRKLRDCRVHLDSKDKRAEDTTLFIVEGDSAAGSLTACRDVQTQAVFALKGKPLNTYGLTKKVIYENEEFHLLQSALNIEDGIDGLRYNRIIIATDADVDGMHIRLLLLSFFLQFFPELITNHHVYILETPLFRVRNKKQTIYCYSEAEKQAALHKLGQSAEVTRFKGLGEISANEFKDFIGENIRLEKVTLDHLHNADDLLKFYMGKNTPDRQDFIISNLRVEKDLVEA, encoded by the coding sequence ATGGCCAAATCCAGCAGCGTCTCCGACTACACCGAAGCGAACATCAGAACCCTTTCTCCCCTCGAGCACATCCGCCTCCGGCCCGGCATGTATATCGGCCGCCTCGGCAACGGCTCCCACCCCGACGACGGCATCTACGTCCTCCTGAAGGAGACCATCGACAACGCCATCGACGAATTCACCATGGGCTTCGGCAAGCGCGTCGAAATCCACCTCGCCGACCGCTCCCTCTACGTGCGCGACTACGGACGCGGCATTCCCCTCGGCAAACTCACCGAGTGCGTCTCCATCATCAACACCGGCGCGAAATACGACAGCGAAACCTTCAAGAAAGCCATCGGCCTCAACGGCGTCGGCCAGAAGGCGGTCAACGCCCTTTCCCTCGAATACCGCGCCCAATCCATCCGCGATGGCAAATCCCGCCTCGTCGAGTTTTACCAGGGCAAACTCAAAAAAGAGGGCAAAATCATCGACGCCCCCGCCGGCGAGCGCAACGGCACCCTCGTCGAATTCACCCCCGATCCCGACGAAAAGCTCTTCGGCCCGGACTTCCGGTTCCGTCCCGAGTTCATCGAGGAGATGCTTTGGAACTACGCCTACCTCAACCGCGGCCTCACGCTCGTCTTCAACGGCAAATCCTTCCGCTCCGACAACGGCCTCAAGGACCTGCTCGCCAAAAAGCTCACCGGCGAGCCGCTTTACCCCATGATCCACCTCGAAGGCGACGACATCGAGATCGCCATGACCCACGGCGGCCATTACGGCGAGGAATACTACTCCTTCGTCAACGGCCAGCACACCACCATGGGCGGCACCCACCTCGCCGCCTTCCGCGAGGCGCTCGTCGCCACCGTCCGCAACTTTTTCAAGAAAGACTACGAGGCCGCCGACATCCGCCAGTCCATCGTGGCCGCCGTTTCCCTCCGCGTCATGGAGCCCGTCTTCGAGTCGCAGACGAAGACCAAGCTCGGCTCCAACAACATGGGCCCCGAGAAAGACAGCCCGAGCATCCGCCAGTTCGTCTCCCAGTTCCTCCAGCAGCACCTCGACAACTGGCTGCACCGCAATTCCGAGGCCGCCGACGCCATCAAGGCCAAGATCGAGGCCAGCGAGCGCGAGCGCAAGGAGCTCGCTGGCATCCGCAACATCGCCCGCGAACGCGCGAAAAAAGCCTCGCTCCACAACCGCAAGCTCCGCGACTGCCGCGTGCACCTCGACAGCAAGGACAAGCGCGCCGAGGACACCACGCTCTTCATCGTCGAAGGCGACTCCGCCGCCGGCTCTCTCACCGCCTGCCGCGACGTGCAGACCCAGGCCGTCTTCGCCCTCAAGGGCAAACCCCTCAACACCTACGGCCTCACCAAGAAGGTCATCTACGAAAACGAGGAATTTCACCTCCTCCAAAGCGCGCTCAACATCGAGGACGGCATCGACGGCCTCCGTTACAACCGCATCATCATCGCGACTGACGCCGACGTGGACGGCATGCACATCCGCCTGCTGCTCCTCTCGTTTTTCCTCCAATTTTTCCCCGAGCTCATCACCAACCACCACGTTTACATCCTGGAGACGCCGCTCTTCCGCGTGCGCAACAAGAAACAGACCATCTACTGCTACAGCGAGGCCGAGAAACAGGCCGCCCTCCACAAACTCGGCCAGAGCGCGGAGGTCACCCGCTTCAAAGGGCTCGGCGAAATTTCCGCCAACGAGTTCAAGGACTTCATCGGCGAAAACATCCGCCTGGAGAAAGTGACGCTCGACCACCTCCACAACGCCGACGACCTCCTGAAATTCTACATGGGCAAAAACACCCCTGACCGCCAGGATTTCATCATCAGCAACCTCCGCGTCGAAAAAGACCTCGTCGAAGCCTGA
- a CDS encoding sulfate ABC transporter substrate-binding protein — translation MSHHTSALPSPSRVFARTRLLGAAFIATAVLACLASPVPVARAQQEILNTSYDISRELFTDVNKVFVPYWKTKTGQDVAVKQSHAGSSRQARAILEGLQADVVTFNTFTDVQLLADNGFVAKDWPARFPHNASPFYSVHSILVRTGNPKAIRDWDDLARPGVSIVQVNPKLGGNGRYAVLAYYAHALRANHGDHAKARAFLKSVLANVIVFESGGRSATTTFTERGIGDALINFESETLALSTAGRDKFQAVTPGVSILSEFPVAVVEKNAEKRGTSALARGYLEYLYTPEAQEVIARNFYRPRDAAVAARHAARLQPVEALEVGSVFGGWEKATADFFANGALVDTLLKEIAAEKR, via the coding sequence ATGTCTCATCACACCTCCGCGCTCCCTTCCCCATCCCGCGTCTTTGCGCGCACGCGCCTCCTCGGCGCGGCGTTTATTGCCACCGCCGTCCTTGCCTGCCTGGCCTCGCCCGTCCCCGTGGCCCGCGCGCAGCAGGAAATCCTCAACACCTCCTACGACATCTCGCGCGAACTTTTCACCGACGTGAACAAGGTTTTCGTCCCTTATTGGAAGACCAAGACCGGCCAGGACGTCGCCGTGAAGCAATCCCACGCCGGTTCCTCGCGACAGGCGCGCGCCATTCTGGAGGGACTGCAAGCCGACGTGGTCACGTTCAACACCTTCACCGACGTGCAACTCCTCGCCGACAATGGTTTCGTCGCGAAAGACTGGCCGGCCCGCTTTCCCCACAACGCCTCGCCCTTCTACTCCGTCCATTCGATTCTCGTCCGGACCGGAAATCCGAAAGCCATCCGCGACTGGGACGACCTCGCCCGCCCCGGCGTCTCCATCGTGCAGGTCAACCCCAAGCTCGGCGGCAACGGCCGCTACGCCGTCCTCGCCTATTACGCGCATGCCCTGCGCGCGAACCACGGCGACCACGCCAAGGCCCGCGCCTTCCTGAAATCCGTCCTGGCCAACGTCATCGTCTTCGAGTCCGGCGGACGCAGCGCGACAACCACCTTCACCGAACGCGGCATCGGCGATGCGCTCATCAATTTCGAGTCCGAAACCCTCGCGCTCTCCACCGCCGGCCGCGACAAATTCCAGGCCGTCACGCCCGGTGTGAGCATCCTCTCGGAATTTCCCGTCGCCGTGGTGGAAAAAAACGCCGAAAAACGCGGTACCTCCGCCCTCGCCCGCGGTTATCTCGAATACCTCTACACGCCGGAGGCGCAGGAGGTGATTGCGCGCAACTTCTATCGCCCGCGCGACGCCGCCGTCGCCGCGCGGCACGCCGCCCGCCTCCAGCCCGTCGAGGCCCTCGAGGTCGGCTCCGTCTTCGGCGGCTGGGAAAAGGCCACCGCCGATTTCTTCGCCAACGGCGCGCTCGTGGACACGTTGCTCAAGGAAATCGCCGCCGAAAAACGGTGA
- the cysT gene encoding sulfate ABC transporter permease subunit CysT — MLPGFGLTLGGTLLFLSLATLLPLSALALKASSLSWPAFWTQISDARALATYRITLVSALAATALNVVLGVSVAWILVRYEFPGRRLLDAAVDLPFALPTAVAGLSLATLLAPNGLVGQLFAPLGIKLAYALPGMVAAMSFTSFPFVARTVQPVLADLDPQLEEAAATLGAGPLAVFRRVVFPAILPATLAGATLALVRCLGEFGAVVFIAGNLPFRTEITSLLIYTRVAEHDYEAAAALAVVILAAALLVLLAMNTIQHRLLRRLH; from the coding sequence ATGCTTCCCGGCTTCGGGCTCACGCTTGGCGGCACGCTCCTTTTCCTCAGCCTCGCCACGCTGCTCCCGCTCTCCGCGCTCGCGCTGAAGGCATCCTCGCTTTCGTGGCCCGCGTTCTGGACGCAAATCAGCGACGCCCGCGCGCTCGCCACCTACCGCATCACGCTCGTCTCCGCGCTCGCCGCCACCGCACTCAATGTCGTCCTCGGCGTATCGGTCGCCTGGATACTTGTTCGTTATGAGTTTCCCGGGCGCCGCCTGCTCGACGCCGCGGTGGACCTGCCCTTTGCGCTCCCGACCGCCGTCGCCGGGCTCAGCCTCGCCACGCTGCTCGCGCCCAACGGGCTCGTCGGCCAGCTTTTCGCGCCGCTCGGCATCAAGCTCGCCTATGCGCTGCCCGGCATGGTGGCCGCGATGTCGTTCACCAGCTTCCCCTTTGTCGCGCGCACGGTGCAGCCCGTCCTCGCCGACCTCGATCCGCAACTCGAGGAAGCCGCCGCCACGCTCGGCGCCGGGCCGCTGGCCGTGTTTCGCCGCGTGGTCTTTCCCGCCATCCTGCCCGCCACGCTCGCCGGCGCCACGCTCGCGCTGGTGCGCTGCCTCGGCGAGTTTGGCGCGGTCGTGTTCATCGCGGGCAATCTCCCGTTCCGCACCGAGATCACGTCGTTGCTCATCTACACGCGCGTGGCCGAGCATGATTACGAGGCGGCCGCCGCGCTCGCCGTCGTCATCCTCGCCGCCGCGCTCCTCGTGCTGCTGGCGATGAACACCATTCAGCACCGCCTCCTCCGCCGCCTGCACTGA
- the cysW gene encoding sulfate ABC transporter permease subunit CysW has translation MPDAAPASRRVSIRGHPRRIALVLAGGGAAALLILLPLAAVFYYALRDGWAAYIGSLADPVTRHAIGLTLLAAAIAVPVNTVFGLAAAWAVAKFEFRGRRLLISLIELPLSISPIVIGVAYLFVFGMQGLLGPWLAGHGIRLVFSIPAIVIVTTIVTTPFVFREVLPLMQSQGTHEEQTALTLGAGGWQTFLRVTLPNIKWALIYGVSLATARSLGEFGSVAIVSGAVRGETNTMTLQIQLLFDDRVQTGAFAVASILTVLALATLLLKTWVEHREARRLRN, from the coding sequence ATGCCCGACGCCGCTCCCGCCTCCCGCCGTGTTTCCATTCGCGGTCATCCGCGACGCATCGCCCTGGTGCTCGCCGGAGGAGGCGCCGCCGCCCTGCTCATCCTGCTGCCGCTCGCCGCGGTTTTTTATTACGCGCTGCGCGACGGCTGGGCGGCCTACATCGGCAGCCTCGCCGATCCGGTCACGCGCCACGCCATCGGCCTCACATTGCTGGCCGCGGCCATCGCCGTGCCGGTCAACACGGTCTTCGGCCTCGCCGCCGCGTGGGCCGTGGCGAAGTTTGAGTTTCGCGGACGGCGGCTGCTCATCAGCCTGATCGAACTGCCGCTCTCGATCTCCCCCATCGTCATCGGCGTGGCCTATCTCTTTGTTTTTGGCATGCAGGGTTTGCTCGGGCCGTGGCTGGCGGGGCACGGTATCCGGCTCGTGTTTTCCATTCCGGCCATCGTCATCGTCACGACGATTGTGACGACGCCTTTCGTCTTTCGCGAAGTCCTGCCGCTCATGCAAAGCCAGGGCACGCACGAGGAGCAAACCGCCCTCACGCTCGGCGCGGGCGGCTGGCAGACATTTCTTCGCGTCACGCTGCCGAATATCAAATGGGCGCTTATCTACGGCGTGTCGCTCGCGACCGCGCGCAGCCTCGGGGAATTCGGCTCCGTGGCGATCGTCTCCGGCGCGGTGCGCGGCGAAACCAACACGATGACGCTGCAAATCCAGCTCCTCTTCGATGACCGCGTGCAGACCGGCGCGTTTGCCGTGGCGTCCATCCTCACCGTCCTGGCCCTCGCCACCTTGCTGCTCAAAACCTGGGTCGAGCATCGGGAAGCCAGGCGCCTGCGCAACTGA
- a CDS encoding sigma-70 family RNA polymerase sigma factor has translation MSVGTHTLEKTLVATPDRRQEADADWQIVQQVQAGDVAAFDKLVVKYRERVFGVIYNMTSNREDTADLAQDAFIKAFQSIHRFQGQSSFFTWLYRIAVNSTLTHLRKSRLRSFFSFEKIHEEDTNAEVLKQLTDKNGGDRELFVKELQEKLNEAMQKLSIKHRTVVTLFEIDGLSHEEIAEIMECSVGTVRSRLHYAKQLLQAELQAYTRA, from the coding sequence ATGTCCGTCGGAACCCATACTCTCGAAAAAACCTTGGTCGCGACTCCCGATCGCCGGCAGGAAGCCGATGCCGACTGGCAGATCGTCCAGCAGGTGCAGGCCGGGGATGTCGCGGCGTTTGACAAACTCGTCGTGAAATATCGCGAGCGTGTTTTTGGCGTCATCTACAACATGACTTCCAATCGCGAGGATACGGCGGACTTGGCGCAGGATGCCTTCATCAAGGCCTTTCAATCCATCCATCGGTTTCAGGGGCAATCGTCATTTTTTACCTGGCTCTATCGCATCGCGGTCAATTCCACGCTCACGCATTTGCGCAAGTCCCGCCTGCGCTCCTTCTTCAGCTTCGAGAAAATCCACGAAGAGGATACAAATGCTGAAGTGCTTAAACAACTGACTGATAAAAATGGCGGAGACCGGGAGCTCTTTGTAAAAGAACTTCAGGAAAAATTGAACGAGGCGATGCAGAAGCTGTCTATCAAACATCGCACTGTGGTGACTTTATTTGAAATAGACGGACTCAGCCACGAGGAAATCGCCGAGATCATGGAATGCTCGGTGGGCACGGTGCGTTCGCGTTTACACTACGCGAAACAGCTCCTTCAGGCCGAGTTGCAGGCATACACGCGCGCATAA
- a CDS encoding ferredoxin: MANKAEKWDINAAGKFYVDQQCIDCDLCRETAPAFFARNDDGGYSYVKAQPASEEDVGLCMEALQGCPVEAIGEDGE, from the coding sequence ATGGCAAACAAAGCAGAAAAATGGGACATTAATGCAGCCGGCAAATTCTACGTCGATCAGCAGTGCATCGACTGTGACCTCTGCCGCGAGACGGCGCCGGCGTTTTTCGCCCGGAACGACGATGGAGGCTACTCCTACGTGAAGGCGCAGCCCGCCTCCGAGGAAGACGTTGGCCTGTGCATGGAGGCGCTGCAAGGCTGCCCCGTCGAGGCCATCGGTGAGGACGGCGAATAA
- a CDS encoding rhomboid family intramembrane serine protease yields the protein MRDDYNRTPTSVLVWMISVIIAGFIIQNVFERLLPGGNDTFARIAAMSQGGLLGGHVWKLLTYTFLHEGVLAVLFNCLMLWFLGRELRPLIGEKGLAWLYVAASVGGALAWFGVNLANGGFLYGVTSVVCAFLVVFACIYPDRQMTLLLFFIIPVTIKPKYIAGIWALIALCGLVFSEIPAREFDLGMHYSAQIGGMLVGFLYHRLVYLREWRNPDGRTQIELPRWLRRARKAPAAAASAKYKVNVGAPADSSASSISPSAADLRAEVDRILDKINSEGFGALTAEEKQLLDDAKDVLNRR from the coding sequence ATGCGAGACGACTATAACCGGACGCCGACTTCGGTGCTTGTCTGGATGATTTCCGTCATCATCGCCGGATTCATCATACAAAATGTCTTCGAACGCCTGCTCCCCGGCGGGAACGACACGTTTGCGCGCATCGCCGCGATGAGCCAGGGCGGATTGCTCGGCGGGCACGTTTGGAAGCTGCTCACCTACACGTTCCTGCACGAGGGCGTGCTGGCGGTCTTGTTCAACTGCCTGATGCTCTGGTTCCTCGGACGCGAATTGCGCCCGCTCATCGGCGAGAAGGGGCTCGCATGGCTGTATGTCGCGGCCTCGGTTGGCGGCGCGCTCGCGTGGTTCGGCGTCAACCTGGCCAACGGTGGTTTTCTCTATGGCGTGACGAGCGTAGTGTGCGCCTTTCTGGTCGTGTTCGCATGCATCTATCCCGACCGGCAGATGACGCTGCTGCTGTTCTTCATCATTCCGGTCACGATAAAGCCGAAATACATCGCGGGCATCTGGGCGTTGATCGCCCTGTGCGGCCTCGTCTTCAGTGAAATCCCCGCGCGCGAATTCGACCTCGGCATGCACTATTCCGCCCAAATCGGCGGCATGCTCGTCGGCTTTCTCTATCACCGTCTCGTTTACCTGCGCGAATGGCGCAATCCCGACGGCCGCACGCAGATCGAACTGCCCCGCTGGCTGCGCCGGGCCAGAAAAGCCCCCGCCGCCGCTGCTTCAGCCAAATACAAGGTCAATGTCGGCGCGCCCGCCGATTCATCCGCGTCATCCATCTCGCCCAGCGCCGCCGATCTCCGGGCCGAAGTGGACCGCATCCTCGACAAAATCAACAGCGAAGGCTTCGGCGCGCTCACCGCCGAGGAAAAGCAATTGCTGGACGACGCCAAGGATGTGCTCAACCGCCGCTGA
- a CDS encoding carboxy terminal-processing peptidase, whose protein sequence is MKFFSALTRHRLRSLPGLAAAALVLTLVPVRAQGTDGGAFKSTPAFEREVVNVIGLLEHYHYNRDAVRPADYAEVVPNFMSDFDGQRLFFLESDKAAFIEKFPARWIYNNISGLGKIDPAFVIFGTYKTRVTDRINWVLEQLKTDLPLDTEDTYLIDRKDSPWPADAAEADDIWTKRIKYELILEILNKKTPEEARESVTKRYNRMLKNLGDIEGKDVAESFLSSIARLYDPHSTYFSAETFEDFSIQMRLQLIGIGAVLSLEDDYCVINEVVTGGPADLSKQIRPKDKILFVGQDDGKEPVEVIGMKLRKIVDMIRGKKGTKVHLTVQPASDPAQRKQVTLVRDVVNLDSARARGAIYDVPASDGKSATPIGVITLPAFYGPDTSEDGASKNSATQDVAELIKRLQADGIQGLVLDLRGNGGGLLTEAIALSGLFIKPGPVVQVRDFYGKVKVDSSEDATIAYNGPLAVLVSKFSASASEIVAGALQNYGRAIIIGDSSTHGKGTVQQLIEMKDAIPFMARAGLKTGAVKLTIQKFYLPDGESTQLRGVVPDIILPSIDDYLPIGEAELPRALAWDEIKAAPFDGGPLAIPVFEPLKNASLERQKSFEEFTYLNKSIDWFKTKQAQKTLSLNLTAREKQRDADKSFRKEMDLERNRLAASVGYPAREFSLVPPKPKATETNEGETPVNENATPGDAKLETNENTTVAKSDIDNTTAVTADADAVGAPLATPVAKAPAAPPAATLASAGSPGAAAASTAAASDLPDATGLSLAMTGDTGEERNGTDENDSGLSDEQLEEDAKKLDIHLRESLRVLNDAIAMARSPESGSFAGAPLTAQAVRRE, encoded by the coding sequence ATGAAGTTTTTTTCCGCTCTCACCCGCCACCGCCTGCGTTCGCTGCCCGGCCTCGCAGCCGCCGCCCTCGTTCTCACACTCGTTCCCGTCCGCGCCCAAGGCACCGATGGCGGCGCCTTCAAAAGCACGCCCGCCTTCGAACGCGAAGTCGTGAACGTCATCGGCCTGCTCGAGCATTACCACTATAACCGCGATGCCGTCCGCCCCGCCGACTATGCCGAGGTCGTGCCGAATTTCATGTCCGATTTCGACGGCCAGCGCCTCTTCTTCCTCGAATCCGACAAGGCCGCCTTCATCGAAAAATTTCCCGCCCGCTGGATCTACAACAACATCTCCGGCCTTGGCAAAATCGACCCCGCCTTCGTCATCTTCGGCACCTACAAGACCCGCGTCACCGACCGCATCAACTGGGTGCTCGAACAACTCAAAACCGACCTTCCGCTCGACACCGAGGACACCTATCTCATTGATCGCAAAGACAGCCCCTGGCCCGCCGACGCAGCCGAGGCCGACGACATCTGGACGAAACGCATCAAATACGAGCTCATCCTCGAAATCCTCAACAAGAAGACCCCCGAGGAGGCCCGCGAAAGCGTCACCAAACGCTACAACCGCATGCTCAAAAACCTCGGCGACATCGAGGGCAAGGACGTCGCCGAATCGTTCCTTTCCAGCATCGCCCGCCTCTACGATCCGCACTCCACGTATTTCTCCGCCGAGACCTTTGAGGATTTTAGCATCCAGATGCGCCTCCAGCTCATCGGCATCGGCGCCGTGCTCAGCCTGGAGGACGATTACTGCGTCATCAACGAAGTCGTCACCGGCGGCCCCGCCGACCTCAGCAAACAAATCCGGCCCAAGGACAAGATCCTCTTTGTCGGCCAGGACGACGGCAAGGAGCCGGTCGAGGTCATTGGCATGAAACTGCGCAAGATCGTGGACATGATCCGCGGCAAAAAAGGCACCAAGGTGCACCTCACCGTCCAGCCCGCCTCCGACCCCGCCCAGCGCAAGCAGGTCACGCTCGTCCGCGACGTGGTGAACCTCGATTCCGCCCGCGCCCGCGGCGCCATCTACGACGTTCCCGCCTCCGACGGCAAGAGCGCCACTCCGATCGGCGTCATCACGCTGCCCGCCTTCTACGGCCCCGACACCAGCGAGGACGGCGCCAGCAAAAACAGCGCCACACAGGATGTCGCCGAGCTCATCAAGCGCCTCCAGGCCGACGGCATCCAAGGGCTCGTCCTCGATCTCCGCGGCAACGGCGGCGGCCTCCTCACCGAAGCCATCGCCCTCTCCGGCCTCTTCATCAAACCCGGCCCCGTCGTCCAAGTGCGCGACTTTTACGGCAAGGTAAAAGTCGATTCCTCCGAGGACGCCACCATCGCCTACAACGGCCCGCTCGCCGTGCTCGTTTCCAAGTTCAGCGCCTCCGCCTCCGAAATCGTCGCCGGCGCGCTTCAAAACTACGGCCGCGCCATCATCATCGGCGACAGTTCCACGCACGGCAAAGGCACCGTCCAGCAACTCATCGAGATGAAGGACGCCATCCCCTTCATGGCCCGCGCCGGCCTGAAAACCGGGGCCGTGAAACTCACCATCCAGAAGTTCTACCTCCCCGACGGCGAGTCCACCCAGCTCCGCGGCGTCGTCCCCGACATCATCCTGCCCTCCATCGACGATTATCTTCCCATCGGCGAGGCCGAACTGCCGCGCGCGCTCGCGTGGGATGAGATCAAAGCCGCACCCTTCGACGGCGGCCCGCTCGCCATCCCTGTCTTCGAGCCGCTGAAAAACGCCAGCCTCGAACGCCAGAAATCCTTCGAGGAGTTCACCTATCTCAACAAATCGATCGACTGGTTCAAAACCAAGCAGGCCCAGAAAACCCTCTCGCTCAATCTCACCGCGCGCGAAAAACAACGCGACGCCGACAAGTCTTTCCGCAAGGAAATGGACCTGGAGCGCAACCGTCTCGCGGCCTCCGTCGGCTATCCCGCCCGTGAATTTTCGCTCGTCCCGCCCAAGCCGAAGGCAACCGAAACCAACGAGGGTGAGACTCCCGTCAATGAAAACGCGACCCCCGGTGACGCCAAACTCGAAACCAACGAGAACACCACCGTCGCGAAAAGCGACATCGACAACACCACCGCGGTGACCGCCGATGCGGACGCCGTCGGGGCGCCGCTTGCGACGCCCGTCGCGAAAGCCCCCGCCGCCCCGCCCGCCGCCACCCTTGCCTCAGCCGGCTCGCCCGGCGCCGCCGCGGCCAGCACCGCCGCCGCGTCCGACCTCCCCGACGCCACCGGCCTTTCCCTGGCCATGACCGGCGACACTGGCGAAGAACGAAACGGCACGGATGAAAACGACAGCGGCCTTTCCGACGAACAACTCGAGGAGGATGCGAAAAAGCTCGACATCCATCTTCGCGAATCCCTGCGCGTGCTCAACGACGCGATCGCGATGGCCCGCTCCCCTGAATCCGGATCCTTCGCCGGCGCCCCTCTCACCGCCCAGGCCGTCCGGCGCGAGTGA